One stretch of Zootoca vivipara chromosome 8, rZooViv1.1, whole genome shotgun sequence DNA includes these proteins:
- the YTHDF3 gene encoding YTH domain-containing family protein 3 isoform X2 codes for MSATSVDQRPKGQGNKVSVQNGSIHQKDAVNDDDFEPYLSSQTNQNNSYPPMSDPYMPSYYAPSIGFPYSLGEAAWSTAGDPPMPYLTTYGQMSNGEHHYIPDGVFSQPGALGNTPPFLGQHGFNFFPGNADFSTWGTSGSQGQSTQSSAYSSSYGYPPSSLGRAIADGQAGFGNDTLNKVPGISSIEQGMTGLKIGGDMTVAVTKTVGSALSSTGMTSIAANSVPAVSSSAPKPTSWAAIARKPAKPQPKLKPKGNVGIGGPAVPPPPIKHNMNIGTWDDKGSVVKAPPTQPVLPPQTIMQQPQPLIQPPPMVQSQLPQQQPPPPPPQGPQQQAQPHQLQQQQQQLQNRWVAPRNRGVGFNQSNGAGNENYGIGVIPVSSSPSGVEVHPVLEKLKAINNYNPKDFDWNLKNGRVFIIKSYSEDDIHRSIKYSIWCSTEHGNKRLDAAYRSLNGKGPLYLLFSVNGSGHFCGVAEMKSVVDYNAYAGVWSQDKWKGKFDVKWIFVKDVPNNQLRHIRLENNDNKPVTNSRDTQEVPLEKAKQVLKIIATFKHTTSIFDDFAHYEKRQEEEEAMRRERNRNKQ; via the coding sequence AATAATAGCTATCCACCAATGTCAGACCCATACATGCCTAGTTATTATGCTCCATCCATTGGATTTCCGTACTCACTGGGTGAAGCGGCATGGTCCACAGCAGGAGATCCTCCAATGCCATACTTGACAACTTACGGACAGATGAGCAATGGTGAACACCACTACATCCCTGATGGTGTCTTTAGTCAACCTGGGGCTTTAGGAAACACCCCTCCATTCCTTGGTCAGCATGGATTTAATTTTTTCCCTGGGAATGCAGATTTCTCAACATGGGGGACAAGTGGATCTCAGGGACAATCGACTCAAAGCTCTGCTTACAGCAGCAGCTATGGCTACCCACCTAGCTCTCTTGGTAGAGCAATAGCCGATGGACAGGCTGGATTTGGCAATGATACATTGAACAAGGTGCCTGGTATTAGCAGCATTGAGCAAGGCATGACTGGACTGAAAATTGGCGGTGATATGACAGTCGCTGTGACGAAAACAGTTGGTTCCGCTCTGAGTAGTACAGGTATGACAAGCATTGCAGCAAATAGTGTGCCTGCGGTTAGCAGTTCAGCACCTAAACCAACCTCATGGGCTGCCATTGCTAGGAAGCCTGCTAAGCCTCAGCCAAAACTTAAGCCTAAAGGTAATGTGGGAATTGGGGGCCCTGCGGTACCACCACCCCCTATAAAACACAACATGAATATTGGAACTTGGGATGACAAAGGGTCTGTGGTAAAAGCTCCCCCAACCCAACCAGTACTGCCTCCTCAGACTATaatgcagcagcctcagccattAATTCAGCCTCCTCCAATGGTGCAAAGCCAACTGCCTCAGCAGCagcctccgcctccgccgccaCAAGGACCTCAGCAACAGGCTCAGCCTcatcagctgcagcagcagcagcaacagctgcaaaATCGCTGGGTGGCTCCTCGCAATAGGGGTGTAGGCTTCAATCAGAGCAATGGAGCCGGCAATGAAAACTATGGTATAGGTGTTATACCAGTTAGCTCTTCACCTTCTGGTGTAGAAGTGCACCCAGTATTGGAGAAACTAAAGGCCATAAATAACTATAATCCCAAAGACTTTGATTGGAATCTGAAGAATGGTCGTGTGTTTATCATCAAAAGCTATTCAGAGGATGATATACACCGCTCCATTAAGTATTCTATCTGGTGTAGTACTGAGCATGGTAATAAGCGCTTGGATGCTGCCTACCGTTCACTGAATGGAAAAGGCCCACTCTATTTACTTTTCAGTGTGAATGGCAGTGGACACTTCTGCGGAGTAGCCGAGATGAAGTCTGTGGTGGACTACAATGCATATGCTGGAGTCTGGTCTCAGGATAAATGGAAGGGGAAGTTTGATGTTAAGTGGATCTTTGTTAAAGACGTTCCAAACAACCAGCTGCGGCACATTCGCTTGGAAAACAATGACAACAAACCAGTTACCAACTCGAGGGACACTCAAGAAGTACCCCTAGAAAAAGCCAAGCAAGTGCTTAAAATAATTGCTACTTTCAAGCATACCACCTCAATCTTTGATGACTTTGCACATTATGAAAAGcgtcaagaggaggaggaagccatgcGTAGG